A single genomic interval of Juglans regia cultivar Chandler chromosome 1, Walnut 2.0, whole genome shotgun sequence harbors:
- the LOC109007151 gene encoding endoglucanase 12, whose translation MHSANHWGGSFEITNVDVPASGEYDRSRSSEFDAAALYQHQHLDETQQSWLLGPPEKKKNRYVDFGCIVISRKALKWILGSFLLAFVVIAVPIIIAKSLPKDKPHSRPPDNYSVALQKALLFFNAQKSGKLPKQNGIAWRGNSGLSDGKNDTDLKVGLVGGYYDAGDNSKFHFPMAYAMTMLSWSVIEYRHKYETIGNYDHVREVIKWGTDYLLLTFNSSATKIDKIYCQVGGHQNGSMTPDDHNCWQKPEQMDYPRPTQICNAGPDLAGEMAAALAAASIVFRENDAYSKKLIKGAETLFAFARDGGRRRTYSRGNPYIAPYYNSTGYYDEYMWGGAWLYYATGNNTYLSLATNPGIPKNSKAFYMIPELSVLSWDNKLPAAMLLLTRLRIFLNPGYPYEEMLRMYHNVTGLNMCSYLQSFHVFNWTSGGMIMVNRRRPQPLQYVANTAFLASLFVDYMNATGVPGWNCGPNFISSKVLRSFATSQMDYILGKNPMNMSYVVGYGTKFPRHVHHRGASTPNDHKYYSCKEGWKWQDSKNPNPNNITGAMVGGPNQFDQFRDVRTSYNYTEPTLAGNAGLVAALVSLTSTAGNGIDVNTIFSAVPPLSPRNPPPPPPWKP comes from the exons ATGCACTCAGCGAATCACTGGGGAGGCTCTTTTGAGATAACTAACGTAGACGTGCCGGCGTCGGGAGAGTACGACCGGAGCCGTAGCTCGGAATTTGACGCTGCAGCTCTGTACCAGCATCAGCATCTGGATGAAACCCAACAAAGCTGGCTGTTGGGGCCaccagagaagaagaagaacaggtACGTGGACTTTGGGTGCATTGTTATTAGCCGTAAGGCCCTCAAATGGATACTGGGGTCTTTTCTCTTGGCTTTTGTCGTCATTGCAGTCCCTATCATCATCGCCAAGTCCTTGCCCAAGGACAAACCCCATTCTCGCCCTCCTGACAATTACTCGGTTGCTCTCCAGAAAGCCCTCCTCTTCTTCAATGCTCAGAAAT CTGGGAAATTGCCTAAACAGAATGGTATTGCCTGGAGAGGAAATTCAGGGCTAAGTGATGGGAAGAATGATACTGATCTGAAGGTAGGGCTTGTTGGAGGATACTACGATGCTGGAGACAATAGTAAGTTTCACTTTCCAATGGCTTATGCCATGACAATGCTAAGCTGGAGTGTGATTGAATACCGTCACAAATATGAGACCATTGGCAACTATGATCATGTTAGGGAAGTCATTAAGTGGGGCACTGATTACTTGCTCCTAACCTTCAATTCCTCAGCCACCAAAATTGATAAGATTTATTGCCAG GTTGGTGGACATCAGAATGGCTCTATGACACCAGATGATCACAACTGCTGGCAAAAACCAGAACAAATGGACTATCCACGGCCTACACAAATTTGCAATGCAGGACCCGATCTTGCTGGAGAAATGGCAGCCGCCTTGGCTGCAGCCTCTATAGTTTTTCGGGAAAATGATGCCTACTCCAAGAAGCTTATCAAAGGTGCCGAAACCCTCTTTGCCTTCGCAAGGGACGGTGGAAGACGGAGGACATATAGTCGTGGAAATCCTTATATTGCTCCTTATTACAACTCCACCGGTTACTACGATGAGTACATGTGGGGTGGCGCTTGGTTGTACTATGCCACAGGAAACAATACCTATCTTTCACTGGCTACAAACCCTGGGATCCCTAAGAACTCTAAAGCATTTTACATGATTCCAGAGTTGAGTGTGCTAAGTTGGGATAACAAGTTACCAGCAGCCATGCTGTTGTTGACAAGGCTAAGGATATTCCTGAACCCTGGCTACCCTTACGAGGAGATGCTGCGGATGTATCATAATGTGACAGGTCTTAACATGTGCTCTTATCTTCAATCCTTCCATGTCTTCAACTGGACTAGTG GGGGAATGATCATGGTGAACCGTCGACGGCCGCAGCCTCTGCAGTATGTGGCCAATACTGCTTTCTTGGCATCACTATTTGTTGATTACATGAATGCCACAGGTGTTCCGGGATGGAATTGTGGCCCCAATTTTATTTCATCCAAAGTTCTTCGAAGTTTCGCCACCTCCCAG ATGGACTATATCCTAGGTAAAAACCCCATGAACATGAGCTATGTGGTAGGATATGGCACCAAGTTCCCTAGACATGTTCATCACCGGGGTGCATCAACACCAAATGATCACAAATATTATTCATGCAAAGAAGGATGGAAATGGCAGGACAGCAAGAATCCCAACCCCAACAACATTACAGGAGCAATGGTTGGGGGACCGAATCAGTTTGACCAATTCCGTGATGTGCGCACCAGTTATAATTACACCGAGCCAACTCTGGCCGGAAATGCTGGACTGGTTGCTGCACTTGTATCCCTGACCAGCACCGCCGGCAATGGCATTGATGTCAATACCATATTTTCGGCAGTTCCTCCGCTCTCCCCACGAAACCCACCTCCCCCTCCACCTTGGAAGCCATGA
- the LOC109007153 gene encoding type II inositol polyphosphate 5-phosphatase 15-like — protein sequence MDRPLIDLEDDVYTSHSSPLNPTSPQPPRVPDRYFQSFDDDDDEDDQSQHDVVSSKSFESTSKRLDYMLQFLDRKLLNDATNPPNDRSSLLEFVAKGGATGIFKVPVRSAVHPGRPTCLELRPHPLRESQIASFLRTITSTESQLWAGSECGVRVWDFKDLYEPGIGDLNSGDEYTAPFQESVSTSPTICLVRDEGTRVVWSGHGDGRIRCWKMTMSEQNGECRSLFKEGLSWQAHRGPVLSLVITSYGDLWSGSEGGAIKIWPWEAIEKSLSLTNEERHMAALLVERSYIDLRSQLTVNGFSDVVTSDVKYLLSDNSRAKVWSAGYLSFALWDARTRELLKVFNTDGQIENRVEFSPVQDFSLEHISSSKKEKMQGSFGFLQRSRNAIMGAAGAVRRAAAKGAVGDDNRRTEALVLTIDGMIWTGCTSGLLVQWDGSGNRIQEFQYRPFAVQCFCTFGQRIWVGYASGIVQVLNLVGNLLGEWVAHSSPVIEMTVGAGYIFTLANHGGIRGWNITSPGPLDSILGSELAGKEFVYTRTENVKVLAGTWNVGQGRASQESLITWLHSEVSDVGIIVVGLQEVEMGAGVLAISAAKESVGLEGSSVGQLWLDMIGKTLDEGSTFERVGSRQLAGLLIAVWVRNNLRVHVGDVDVAAVPCGFGRAIGNKGAVGLRLRVYDRIMCFVNCHFAAHLEAVNRRNADFDHVYRTMTFSRPTNLFNAAAVGSSSAVQMLRGPNAIGANTHTAEGMPELSDVDMVIFLGDFNYRLDDISYDEARDFISQRCFDWLRERDQLRTEMEAGNVFQGMREAVITFPPTYKFERHQAGLAGYDSGEKKRIPAWCDRILYRDSRSALLSECSLECPVVSSILRYEACMDVTDSDHKPVRCIFNVDIARVDESIRRQELGEILESNEKIKRMLKELCKIPETIVSTNNIILQNQDTSILRITNKCGKNEAFFEVICEGESSVKEDGQAFDHRPRGSFGFPRWLEVTPAAGIIRPNHIGEISVHHEEFQTLEEFVDGVPQNWWCEDNRDKEVILVVNVRGSNTTKTKNHRVRVRHCFTSKTKRFGPELNNSRQIQGTVLHRADVQLLSSSYDVVAELQDLRTP from the exons ATGGATCGGCCGCTCATCGACTTAGAAGACGACGTTTATACTTCTCATTCTTCCCCTCTCAATCCAACTTCACCACAGCCGCCAAGAGTCCCTGACCGCTACTTCCAATCCTtcgacgacgacgacgatgaAGACGACCAATCCCAACACGACGTCGTGTCTTCCAAGTCCTTCGAGTCCACCTCCAAGCGCCTTGACTACATGCTCCAGTTCCTCGACCGCAAGCTCTTAAACGACGCTACTAACCCCCCAAACGACCGCTCTTCCCTCCTTGAGTTCGTCGCCAAGGGTGGTGCCACCGGGATCTTCAAGGTCCCCGTACGATCAGCGGTCCACCCGGGTCGCCCGACCTGCTTGGAGCTCCGGCCTCATCCGCTTAGAGAATCCCAGATTGCTAGCTTTTTGAGAACCATCACCTCTACGGAATCCCAGTTGTGGGCCGGGAGCGAGTGCGGGGTTAGGGTTTGGGACTTCAAGGACTTGTACGAGCCAGGGATTGGAGACCTGAACTCGGGGGATGAATATACGGCGCCGTTTCAGGAGTCCGTGTCGACTTCGCCTACCATATGTTTGGTCAGGGATGAGGGGACCAGAGTGGTGTGGAGCGGGCACGGGGATGGGAGAATCAGGTGCTGGAAAATGACGATGTCGGAGCAAAACGGTGAATGTAGGAGTCTTTTCAAGGAGGGCTTGTCTTGGCAGGCTCACCGCGGCCCGGTTCTTTCATTGGTCATCACGTCTTATG GGGATCTGTGGTCCGGTTCGGAAGGTGGTGCTATTAAAATATGGCCATGGGAAGCTATTGAAAAATCTCTTTCACTAACTAATGAAGAAAGGCATATGGCTGCTCTATTAGTGGAGAGGTCTTACATTGACCTGCGGAGCCAACTCACTGTCAATGGTTTCAGTGACGTAGTAACATCAGATGTTAAGTATCTGTTATCTGATAATTCAAGAGCAAAAGTGTGGAGTGCTGGTTATTTGTCATTTGCTCTCTG GGATGCTCGTACAAGGGAGTTACTAAAAGTGTTCAATACAGACGGTCAAATTGAGAACCGGGTGGAATTTTCTCCTGTACAGGATTTTTCACTCGAACATATCTCtagttcaaaaaaagaaaaaatgcaggGTTCCTTTGGTTTTCTTCAGCGTTCACGCAATGCCATAATGGGGGCAGCAGGTGCTGTTCGTCGAGCTGCAGCAAAGGGGGCAGTTGGAGATGACAATCGCAGAACTGAAGCACTGGTATTGACAATAGATGGGATGATTTGGACTGGATGTACAAGTGGCCTACTTGTGCAGTGGGATGGCAGCGGCAATCGTATACAAGAGTTTCAGTATCGTCCTTTTGCTGTTCAATGTTTTTGTACATTTGGGCAACGTATATGGGTTGGCTATGCAAGTGGAATAGTCCAGGTACTCAACCTCGTTGGTAATCTGCTCGGAGAGTGGGTTGCTCACAGCAGTCCTGTGATAGAAATGACAGTTGGAGCTGGTTATATTTTCACCTTGGCTAATCATGGTGGCATACGTGGATGGAACATCACATCTCCAGGACCTCTTGACAGCATACTAGGTTCAGAATTGGCTGGAAAAGAATTTGTATACACGAGGACAGAAAATGTGAAGGTTTTGGCTGGCACTTGGAATGTTGGACAAGGAAGGGCATCTCAGGAGTCACTTATCACCTGGCTACATTCTGAGGTCTCAGATGTTGGGATTATTGTTGTTGGGTTGCAAGAAGTTGAAATGGGTGCTGGTGTCCTTGCAATATCTGCAGCTAAAGAGTCT GTTGGACTTGAAGGAAGTTCTGTTGGGCAATTGTGGCTGGATATGATAGGCAAAACATTGGATGAAGGATCAACATTTGAACGTGTTGGTTCTAGGCAGCTGGCAGGTTTGCTCATTGCTGTTTG GGTTAGAAACAATCTTAGAGTTCATGTTGGCGATGTTGATGTTGCAGCAGTTCCATGTGGCTTTGGGCGTGCAATTGGTAATAAG GGAGCTGTTGGTTTAAGGCTCAGAGTGTATGACCGGATAATGTGCTTTGTTAACTGTCACTTTGCTGCCCATTTAGAAGCAGTTAATCGGCGAAATGCAGACTTTGATCATGTATATCGAACAATGACATTTTCCCGGCCAACTAATCTTTTCAATGCTGCAGCTG ttGGTTCTTCTTCCGCTGTTCAAATGCTCCGTGGTCCTAAT GCTATTGGTGCTAACACACACACTGCAGAAGGAATGCCTGAGCTATCTGATGTGGACATGGTCATATTTCTTGGCGATTTCAATTATCGGCTTGATGATATCTCTTATGATGAAGCAAGGGACTTTATTTCTCAAAGATGCTTTGATTGGCTTAGAGAAAGGGATCAGCTCCGAACAGAAATGGAAGCTGGTAATGTCTTCCAAGGGATGCGTGAAGCAGTTATTACATTCCCTCCCACCTACAAGTTTGAAAGGCATCAAGCTGGTTTAGCAG GGTATGATTCGGGTGAAAAGAAGCGCATTCCTGCCTGGTGTGACAGAATTTTATACCGTGATAGCCGGTCAGCTTTGTTATCTGAGTGCAGCTTAGAGTGTCCTGTAGTCTCTTCTATATTAAG GTATGAAGCTTGCATGGATGTGACAGACAGTGATCACAAGCCTGTCCGCTGCATATTTAATGTTGATATTGCTCGAGTTGATGAGTCAATAAGGAGACAAGAGCTTGGTGAAATACTTGAATCAAATGAGAAAATCAAACGTATGCTTAAGGAACTATGCAAAATACCAGAAACTATTGTTAGTACAAACAACATAATCCTTCAAAACCAGGACACATCTATTTTGCGTATTACAAACAAGTGCGGGAAAAATGAGGCTTTCTTTGAAGTAATTTGTGAAGGTGAGTCTTCTGTGAAGGAGGATGGACAAGCATTTGATCATCGTCCAAGAGGTTCCTTTGGCTTCCCACGATGGCTTGAG GTCACTCCAGCAGCTGGCATAATCAGACCTAATCATATTGGAGAGATCTCAGTTCATCACGAGGAATTCCAAACTCTGGAAGAGTTTGTTGATGGTGTTCCACAGAATTGGTGGTGTGAAGACAACAGAGACAAGGAAGTCATATTGGTGGTTAACGTGAGGGGCAGCAACACAACCAAGACAAAAAATCACCGTGTTCGCGTGCGCCATTGCTTTACGTCCAAGACAAAACGGTTTGGCCCCGAACTGAACAACTCTAGGCAAATCCAAGGAACGGTTCTTCACCGGGCAGATGTTCAACTCCTTAGCAGTTCCTATGATGTGGTTGCCGAGCTCCAAGATTTGCGTACTCCTTGA